GATTAAGATGAAATTGGAAAAATCTCATATAAATGATGCTTTTGTAATTGCTGGTGGAACAACCCAGAGCAGAAGTGTACCATATATGACCACACAAACCAGAAGGAATAATAGGAGTATTCAGACAAATAGAAAAGGTTTTAAACCTTCTATCAGACGACAGAGATATAAATTACAGCCTGACGATTTAGTAAAATATATTAAATCTTTATTCAGAGTAAAAGGAGTATTCAATTATGGTAAATGGGTTAGATTAATATCTTTAACTAAAGCAAATAAGATTATTAATGTAAATATTAAGAAAGTGGAGTTGGTAAAATATGGGAAAGGAATCCAATTTTAAAAAAGATGGAAATTAGCAATTCATCCCACCCTTAAAAAAGGTGGGTTTTATTGCCCCAAATTTGATAAATTGTTACTAATTATTAATTTATATCAGACCCAAGAGGAATTATTATGTGTGGATTAGGTGGAATATTCAATCTAACAGGAAAAAGGATATCTGGAAGAGATATTACTGTAATGGCGGCAATGATGAAGGACAGGTATGATGGAAGAGGAGGGGGATTTGCTGCCTATGGTATATATCCGAAGTACAGAGAGTATTATGCATTTCATCTCTTCTTTGAAGATGAAGAGGCAAAGGAGGTTACAGAAGAGTTCCTGAAAAACAGAGTAGCTATAATCAAGGATGAAGAGGTGCCAATGAGGAATATAAAGGAGATTCCCAGAGAGCAAATAGTATGGCGCTATTTTGTTGAAGTACCTCATAAATTCAAAAATAAGGCTGATTATCTGAAGCGTGAGCAAGATTATATAATTGATACTGTTTTCACAATTAATGATGAAATTGATGGTGCCTTTGTTGCAAGCAGCGGTAAAAATATGGGTGTTTTCAAGGCAGCAGGTATGCCCCAGGATGTGGCAAGACTATTCAAAATTGAGAAATATAATGCCTACTCATGGATTACCCACGGAAGATTTCCCACAAATACACCAGGATGGTGGGGCGGTGCACATCCCTTCAACATACTCGACTGGTGTGTTGTACACAATGGCGAGATAAGCAGTTATGGCACAAACAGGCGATATCTTGAGAGCTTCGGCTACAAATGCAGGCTTTTAACAGATACCGAAGTTGTTGCTTATCTCTTTGACCTTCTGGTGAGAAAGCAGAAACTGAGTATTAAAACTGCTGCAACGGCCCTGACGCCACCCTTCTGGAGTCAGATTGATAGAATGCCGGAGCCTATGAAGACAAAGCTTACAACCCTGAGAATGACATATGCTCCTGCAATGCTAAATGGCCCCTTTGCGATAATAGTGACCAATGCTGAGACTATGATAGGGCTGAACGACAGAATAAAATTGAGACCTCTCATGGCAGGAAAAAGGGAAGATTTTGTGTATCTCGCAAGTGAAGAGGCTGCTATAAGAGAGATATCCCCCGAGCTGGACAGGCTCTGGGCTCCCAGGGCAGGTAACCCGGTTATTGCCAGATTGAACGACGATGTAAAGGAAGAGATTATACATTAAGGTGATTTTATGGTTTGGAAAAATTTTCCTCCAGACTTCTATGTCAGAGTTGACAGAGAGCTTTGCATAAATTGTATGAGGTGCATAAT
This region of archaeon BMS3Bbin15 genomic DNA includes:
- a CDS encoding glucosamine--fructose-6-phosphate aminotransferase yields the protein MCGLGGIFNLTGKRISGRDITVMAAMMKDRYDGRGGGFAAYGIYPKYREYYAFHLFFEDEEAKEVTEEFLKNRVAIIKDEEVPMRNIKEIPREQIVWRYFVEVPHKFKNKADYLKREQDYIIDTVFTINDEIDGAFVASSGKNMGVFKAAGMPQDVARLFKIEKYNAYSWITHGRFPTNTPGWWGGAHPFNILDWCVVHNGEISSYGTNRRYLESFGYKCRLLTDTEVVAYLFDLLVRKQKLSIKTAATALTPPFWSQIDRMPEPMKTKLTTLRMTYAPAMLNGPFAIIVTNAETMIGLNDRIKLRPLMAGKREDFVYLASEEAAIREISPELDRLWAPRAGNPVIARLNDDVKEEIIH